Part of the Pseudobdellovibrionaceae bacterium genome is shown below.
GTGGTGCCGATTCATGGCGTTGTGCAATTGGTGAGCAATTCTTCACGAGCCTATTTTTTGCGAAAGAACATCATTCGTCCGGTCGTTGGATGGTTCGCCCTGGGGTTGCCAATAGGCGTGGCTGTGACCGTGTGGTTGATTCAACAGATCAACAACAAAGAGGCATTGTTGCTATTGATAGCAGCGATGATTTTTTATGTGCTTTTAAAGCCAAAAAAATTGCCGAGCCTAAAAATACCCATGTGGGCATTTTTCTTTGTGGGCATCGCTGTAGGTTTTCTTGGGCCATTGGTAGGCGCCACCGGACCCTTTATTGCACCTTTCTTTTTAAGGAATGATTTTAGTAAAGAAAATATAGTGGGAACCAAGGCCGCAATTCAGTTTTTAGGACATGTGGTCAAGGTGCCAGCCTTTTTATATTTGGGTTTCGATTATCTAGAGTACTTACTTTTAATCATTGTCATGAGTATCGGCGCCATATTTGGAACGAATCTTGGCGTTAATTTGTTGGGAAGGGTGAATGAGAGTCTTTTTCGGCGCCTCTATCAAGCGGCGTTATTTTTTGCGGCATTACGCATTTTATATAAGGTTTTTTCTGGCTAGAGATTTAGCTTTTTTAAGTTAGACATTTTGAAAGCAAATATTGAGCTGTTTTGTTGATTCATGCTAGCTTGTGTGTCGCAATGTTGTATTCAAAGAGACATCAATTGAGGGGAGCGAAGATGAAAACTAAATTTTGCATTACAAAATATCGGTTGGTCGGAATTTTTGTTATTATTTTACTCCTATCTTCAGTTAGTCAGGCAAAAACTGTTGAGTACGAGCTGATCGCAAGAAAGAGCACCATCAATTTAAGCGGTCAACAGGAGGTTGACTGGGCTTTGATGATAAATGACAGCATTCCTGCACCCACTTTGGAATTCACAGAGGGAGACGATGCTGTTATTAAATTGATTAATCAAATTCCAGATGAAGAAGTATCTATACATTGGCATGGAATCCTGTTGCCACCAATTATGGATGGTGTGCCGTACATTACGACGCCCCCTATTTTGCCCGGCCAGTCATTCACTTTTAGGTTTAAAATCAGACAACACGGGACTTATTGGTATCATTCCCATACTTCGGTGCAAGAGCAGAGAGGGGTGTACGGGGCTATTGTAATCCACCCTAAAAAGCCAATCATAAAGGTGGATCGCGACGTCGTATTAGTGGTGAGTGATTGGTCCGATGAAAGGGCCGACAAAATTATGAAGAACTTAAAAAAAGACGGCGATTACTACATGTATAAAAAAGGCACCATTCGTTCGTGGTGGGGTGCGATGTGGGCCCATTCATTAGGATCGTTCATAATGAGTGAGTGGACGAGAATGGGCGGGATGGATTTGTCCGATGTGGGATATGATGCCTTTTTAATCAACGGAAAGAAAAATCTAAACATACCCGCAAAACCTGGAGAAAGGCTTCGTTTACGAATCATAAATGCGGGGGCCTCTAGCTACTTTTACGTAACATTGGGCAAAAAGCCCATGCGAGTGATTGCAGCAGATGGAGTGGACGTAGAGCCTGTCGCCGCGAACGAACTGTTGATGGGAATGGCTGAGACTTACGATGTGCTATATGACGTGCCAGACGGGCAAAGTGTAGAGCTTAAAGCTACAGCTCAGGACGTGACGGGGTCAGCTTCAGCCTGGATCGGTGATGGTGAAAAAGTTTTTTCTAAAGAAAGGCCCGTTCCTAATCTCTACGCCGAGATGGATCATGGCCAGCATGCAGATGATGACAGTGGACATAACGGAAGTGGAAGTCATGGTGAACACGGAGGCCATAGTCATCATTCAAAGCCAGCAAAAATGGGGCACAGTGCAAGGCCAGCGGTATCGACTCTTACTGTAGACGACCTTCGATCCCAGTCCATGACGCATTTTCACCATGCTAAAAAAACTCACGATGTAAAACTGGTCTTAGACGGCGACATGGAACGATATGTTTGGCACATTAATGGGAAAGCCCTGTTTCAAGATCGATCTATAGAAGTGGAAGAAGGCGAGATAGTACGATTTCAATTCGTGAATAATTCGATGATGCATCATCCGATGCATCTGCATGGGCATTTTTTTAGAGTGTTAAATAAAAGTGGACACTACTCGCCACTGAAACACACAGTGGACGTTCCGCCTCATGGGACCAGAACCATTGAATTTCTTGCAGACGAGCCAGGGCAGTGGATGTTTCACTGTCACAATCTATACCACATGAAAACCGGAATGACGAGAATAGTGAGTTACAAAGGATATACGCCTGACCCAGAGATAGCGGCTATTCAAAGTCAATCACCAATGTTTAAAGATCATTTGCATTTGACAAGTGAAGTGAGTTTTTTCACAAACCACATTAGTTTGTTAGCGAAGGGCAAGCGAACTTGGGATGATTTCGAAATGCGATATGAGAACAGCTCTTATGACAATTTAAATGAGGCCGAAGCTGATCTTTGGTACCGGCGCTGGTTCGGCAAATACTTTAGTTTAATTGCGGGGGGTGTGTACTATGCCGAATACATGGTGGACCAATCTCGAGCTTCGCTGGGATTTGGATACATACTTCCGTTTTTAATAGAAACCAATTTTTTAATAGATCATCGTGGCGAGGTCAGGCTAGATGTTGAAAAGCGATTTCAGTGGACCAAATTTATCTTTACCGACATAGAGGCTACCTTTCGTAAAAATGCCACAGATTTTGAAGCCACACTGATGTACGCCAATAGCTGGACGTGGGCCGCCGGCTTGATGTTTTCCCACGACGAGGTGGGTGCTGGTCTGCAGATGAAATTTTAGGCGCAAAACTGCATGCATATGTGGGGTTTAAGACATACTAATTTGCGCCAATAGTGGGAGCCTTTTCTGTCTTGTGCAATTCTGCCACATAGGTGTTTAGTAGAAGCGAATATCTAGTTGAATCATCGATGCGAAGTGGGCTATCCAAAAAATTGTTAAAAAAACGACTAATTAGTATTCAGTTTTTACGTTGTCAGTGATGGAGCAGCCATTGGGTGAGTCTCCGCAGGAGCCTAAAAGGTCAGTGGCTGTAGCCGGCAAATCTGAAAGAGATTGGTTTAAGCTTTCGCACTCATTCAACGAAAAGGAAATCTGGTGGGAAGAGTTAGTGGATTCAAAAATCACTAGGTCGCCTGCCAGGGAACTCATCATTCCTTCCCCAGGCGAAGAGGTGAGATCACAGTCAATTATCAGATTATCTATTGAGCATTGAGTGGCGGGTTTTACATAGGACCACGAGGGCAGACTGTGGTATTGAAAGTCGTCAAAAGAAGCGGCAAAATGGTCCTCGGTGGCGATCACTTGGGAGTGAATGCCGCCAGCGAAACTTTCGCAAAAAATAACCTTTTCCACAGCAAGAGGTTGTGGCGTCTGTTCGACGCCGCCTTCATCTTGGGATGTGCAGGCCACCTGAATAAGTAGCGAAGCACTTAAAATAACTAATGTATTAAACTGAGACATTTTATTAAGCCCCCCACATATTGATGTGCAAACCCTAAACCAACTAAGGGCCTAAGTGCCGCCATTAGAGCGGAAAACCAGTATACATCGTCCATAGTCTTTTCAATAAATTAAGGATTTTCTTTTCTTAACATCCACCCATTGCTAGATGCTTTAAAGAGTTAATTTCGTGAAAGGTGACTCGGTTTACTAGATGGCTGAGGTTTTAATTACATTCGTTCTGTCACAGGTGGCTTTGCTGGTCTTGTCGGCGATTCTAAATTTGGGCAGAAACCGACTTTCCAACACCATGTTGGCCCTTTTGTATGCCAACGTGGCCGTGTCTGCCGTGATTGTTTACTTGTATCTACATTATGGCACAGCTGTGGCCATTAGGTTGCGAGGGGCTATGGCACCACATGTGATGGGTGTGGGGCCGCTTCTCTATTTTTACTTACAGTCGGAGCTGAACCCAGGATTTCAGTTTAGAAAAAAACATATTCTATCATTGTTGCCGTATGTCGGTGGTGTTGTGGTTGCGGTGTATGCGATATACGCATTTGATGCGCATGAACGAGCCCAGATGCAGACACAGCTGTGGTCATTTAACGCCCTTAACTTGATTCGATTGTTGGATAGCGCTGTGGTTGGTTATTTTTTGGTGAAGTCGTACCAGTTGGTGCGGAAACGTAGCCTTCTTTTAGAAGAAGTAACGGCGAACCAAGATATAGTAAAACAAAACTGGGCATTATTGCTTTGTGGAATTGTGTTTGGAGTTTTGCTGCTCATGCTTATGTTTGCAGTGTTCGGAGCATCTAACGTAACGGTCGTAGTGGCCCTGCTGACCATGGCTCTTTTATTTTTTACAGCAGCTCTGTATGGGCACTTTCATTCAAAGGTATATGGGTTAGATAAAGAGTGCGAAGAGTTTTTGGCAGCGAGAAACTCCAGTAATGGCCACTTTTCGCAGATAGAAAATGGCCAAAAATACAAAACTTCTGGATTAACCCCAGAGCAAATAGATTCGTATTCGCAAAAAATTGTGGAAGCCCTCAATGATAATACTCAAGAGGTGTTTGATCCCCTTTTCCAATTGTCTCGGCTGGCAAAAATGGTGGGTTTATCAAATAGTGTCACCTCCCAGGTGCTTAGTATGGGTTTAGGAAAAAGTTTTTACGATCTGGTAAATGAGTTTCGAATTGAATAGGCCAAACAAATGCTCGCAGACCCGGCATCATTCCAAACCAGTATTTTGGATGTGGGACTATCTGTAGGATACAATTCCAAGTCCACATTTAATGCCGCATTTCGGCGAATCGTAGGGGAAACGCCCTCAGCGTTTAGAAAAGCCAACGCTCATGGTCAGTGACGTCCTATTCAATGGAGTTGTACGGTTATTTGGCCTGATTAATTGAGAAAGACGAAAAAAATAAAAATTTAGCGTCTTCTGGAGGTATCAATCCAGGAGGCAAAAATGTTGGTACCAAAAATCTACCTTGTTGACGACAGCTACGACTTCAGAATTTTGGCAAAAGCGTTATTAGAGGCTTACCTGCCGTCGGCGGCAGTGGTCGCCTATGAAAATGGTCTAGATATGCTAAAAGACCACGAAAAAGAGAGGGCTGATATTATCATCACCGACACAAACATGCCCCATATAGACGGGGTAAATTTGGTTAATGAGGCTAGAAAAATAGACCGACAAACAACCATTGTGCTTCTGTTTAGCGGGACCATTGAATCCCCGGGGTTGACTGAAGAGATCATCGCCTCCAGTGAAGCCAATGTGATCCTATCAAAACCCGCATTTGTCGATTGGATCAAAGAGATGTTCAAGGAGTAGTTACTTCTAGCTGAACGCTCCCGCCAGTTGAGATCTGCTATGATAAACCAAGAGCAAAAGTGTTAAGTCCCGCATCAGATAAGTCGAGCCGAAGTAGCTCTTGGCCATTTGAGTTTTGGCAAATCCAGCTAGTAAATTTCTATTGCGCAAGCAACGTATCCCAGATCCAATCAGCTACTATAGCGCATATGGCGACTTACAACTTTGGCTGGGACCTTATGGTTATGCGCT
Proteins encoded:
- a CDS encoding response regulator codes for the protein MLVPKIYLVDDSYDFRILAKALLEAYLPSAAVVAYENGLDMLKDHEKERADIIITDTNMPHIDGVNLVNEARKIDRQTTIVLLFSGTIESPGLTEEIIASSEANVILSKPAFVDWIKEMFKE
- a CDS encoding sulfite exporter TauE/SafE family protein; translation: MHDLNLLLILFLFSVATGTLSGVIGMAGGVTLLSLMTFVLPFSAVVPIHGVVQLVSNSSRAYFLRKNIIRPVVGWFALGLPIGVAVTVWLIQQINNKEALLLLIAAMIFYVLLKPKKLPSLKIPMWAFFFVGIAVGFLGPLVGATGPFIAPFFLRNDFSKENIVGTKAAIQFLGHVVKVPAFLYLGFDYLEYLLLIIVMSIGAIFGTNLGVNLLGRVNESLFRRLYQAALFFAALRILYKVFSG
- a CDS encoding multicopper oxidase domain-containing protein — protein: MKTKFCITKYRLVGIFVIILLLSSVSQAKTVEYELIARKSTINLSGQQEVDWALMINDSIPAPTLEFTEGDDAVIKLINQIPDEEVSIHWHGILLPPIMDGVPYITTPPILPGQSFTFRFKIRQHGTYWYHSHTSVQEQRGVYGAIVIHPKKPIIKVDRDVVLVVSDWSDERADKIMKNLKKDGDYYMYKKGTIRSWWGAMWAHSLGSFIMSEWTRMGGMDLSDVGYDAFLINGKKNLNIPAKPGERLRLRIINAGASSYFYVTLGKKPMRVIAADGVDVEPVAANELLMGMAETYDVLYDVPDGQSVELKATAQDVTGSASAWIGDGEKVFSKERPVPNLYAEMDHGQHADDDSGHNGSGSHGEHGGHSHHSKPAKMGHSARPAVSTLTVDDLRSQSMTHFHHAKKTHDVKLVLDGDMERYVWHINGKALFQDRSIEVEEGEIVRFQFVNNSMMHHPMHLHGHFFRVLNKSGHYSPLKHTVDVPPHGTRTIEFLADEPGQWMFHCHNLYHMKTGMTRIVSYKGYTPDPEIAAIQSQSPMFKDHLHLTSEVSFFTNHISLLAKGKRTWDDFEMRYENSSYDNLNEAEADLWYRRWFGKYFSLIAGGVYYAEYMVDQSRASLGFGYILPFLIETNFLIDHRGEVRLDVEKRFQWTKFIFTDIEATFRKNATDFEATLMYANSWTWAAGLMFSHDEVGAGLQMKF
- a CDS encoding AraC family transcriptional regulator, whose translation is MLADPASFQTSILDVGLSVGYNSKSTFNAAFRRIVGETPSAFRKANAHGQ